A genomic region of Lachnoclostridium edouardi contains the following coding sequences:
- a CDS encoding PrpR N-terminal domain-containing protein yields the protein MGKIVLLVAREEMLFQAHNILQEKKYEIASMKVIRTEDSVSEAREAIAKGASIIIARGRQASLIRQYTDIPVAEITVTAQEMALLVTKARQILNKPHPVIAVIGTRNMFCDMSYFDLIYDIELRTYLSEGDKDLKNMVDQAIAQEPDLIIGGDTAVETAVKAGLPSLFLSATEDSLRNAFRIAERMDFAMEAEKRSAAQMETVLDYSTNGVIRLDQQGNILSVNPAMEMMAGKAKKELEGKRLDQVFPEIPERDLKAVLVKGEENYSWIIHAGQTSLMAFAAPVSVEGGIEGGIITCQRLKKRENQREKERSKERTGKYIAMGDFRDLQADSYAMEECIKTARLYARSESPVTIVGEGGTEYSLIAACIHNAAMDISSPFVSVSCCEISEEKQKSAVFGPRGAGAAADKGTLYLENAEGLGREGQYALYRLIRFGQLSGAAGPEGRAKVRVILHFEENPGQLAAKGMWNQELYFLISSLTLYVPPARRRKEDLKKRMEEAVQYACQKYSKYHVLTEGAWKALMAYHWPGNFIQAEGFAESLILTAEKRSLDERTVKNHLEFLYPGEYLIPGKEPGIFLYEREIPVGKSLEKESIIKLLEENGGSREKAAKALKISKTTLWRRMKKYGICQ from the coding sequence ATGGGGAAAATAGTGCTGCTGGTAGCCAGGGAGGAGATGCTGTTTCAGGCTCACAATATTCTGCAGGAAAAAAAGTATGAAATTGCCTCCATGAAGGTGATCCGGACAGAGGATTCTGTTTCAGAGGCCAGGGAGGCCATTGCGAAAGGCGCTTCTATTATTATTGCCAGAGGGCGGCAGGCTTCTCTCATCAGGCAGTATACAGATATTCCAGTAGCAGAAATTACTGTAACAGCTCAGGAGATGGCCCTTTTAGTGACAAAGGCCAGGCAGATTTTAAATAAGCCTCATCCTGTAATCGCTGTAATTGGAACTAGAAATATGTTCTGCGATATGTCCTATTTTGATCTTATTTATGATATTGAGCTGCGGACTTATTTGTCAGAAGGGGACAAAGATTTAAAAAACATGGTAGATCAGGCGATTGCCCAGGAGCCGGATTTAATTATCGGCGGAGATACGGCTGTGGAAACGGCAGTAAAGGCCGGGCTGCCGTCTTTGTTTTTATCTGCCACCGAAGATTCTTTGAGAAATGCTTTTCGGATTGCAGAGCGCATGGATTTTGCCATGGAGGCGGAAAAGCGCAGCGCAGCTCAAATGGAAACTGTGCTGGATTATTCCACCAACGGAGTGATCCGTTTAGATCAGCAGGGCAATATTTTGTCTGTAAATCCAGCCATGGAGATGATGGCCGGCAAGGCGAAAAAGGAGCTGGAGGGAAAACGCCTGGATCAGGTTTTTCCTGAGATCCCTGAAAGAGATTTAAAGGCTGTGCTGGTAAAAGGAGAGGAAAACTATTCCTGGATTATACACGCAGGACAAACCAGTTTGATGGCGTTTGCCGCCCCCGTATCAGTAGAAGGCGGCATAGAGGGCGGCATTATTACGTGTCAAAGGCTGAAAAAAAGGGAAAATCAAAGAGAAAAAGAGCGTTCTAAGGAGCGGACGGGAAAATATATAGCCATGGGAGACTTCAGAGATCTGCAGGCAGATTCTTACGCCATGGAGGAATGTATAAAAACTGCCCGCCTGTACGCCAGATCAGAAAGCCCTGTAACCATAGTGGGGGAGGGGGGAACGGAGTACAGTTTAATTGCAGCTTGTATTCACAACGCGGCTATGGACATATCTTCTCCGTTTGTATCTGTCAGCTGCTGCGAGATTTCAGAGGAAAAACAGAAAAGCGCTGTTTTTGGTCCAAGGGGGGCTGGGGCCGCGGCAGATAAAGGCACTCTTTACCTGGAAAATGCGGAAGGTCTGGGAAGAGAAGGTCAATATGCATTGTACCGCCTGATTCGCTTTGGGCAGCTATCAGGGGCTGCAGGGCCGGAGGGCAGGGCTAAGGTAAGAGTGATTCTTCACTTTGAAGAAAATCCGGGACAGTTGGCCGCCAAAGGAATGTGGAATCAGGAATTATATTTTCTCATCAGCAGCTTGACCTTATATGTGCCTCCTGCCAGAAGGCGAAAAGAGGATTTAAAGAAAAGGATGGAGGAGGCGGTTCAGTATGCCTGCCAAAAATATTCTAAGTATCACGTGCTGACAGAAGGAGCCTGGAAGGCGCTTATGGCCTACCATTGGCCTGGAAACTTTATTCAGGCAGAGGGATTTGCGGAAAGTTTGATTTTAACTGCAGAAAAAAGGTCTCTGGACGAGAGAACAGTAAAAAATCATTTGGAGTTCTTATATCCTGGAGAGTATTTGATTCCCGGGAAGGAGCCTGGAATTTTTCTTTATGAAAGAGAGATTCCAGTGGGGAAAAGCCTGGAAAAAGAAAGTATTATCAAACTTTTAGAGGAAAACGGAGGCAGCAGGGAGAAGGCTGCCAAGGCCTTGAAAATCAGTAAAACTACATTGTGGAGACGGATGAAAAAATATGGAATCTGCCAGTAA
- the garR gene encoding 2-hydroxy-3-oxopropionate reductase, producing the protein MKVGFIGLGIMGRPMCKNLVKAGYEMVVCDFNKDAVADLVSCGAEAAANGKEVAEKCDVIITMVPNSPHVRAAVLGEGGVVEGAHEGTVVIDMSSIDPVESKAIGAELAKKGVEMLDAPVSGGEPKAIDGTLSVMVGGKKELFDKYYDMLMVMAGSVVYVGDLGSGNVAKLANQIVVACNIAAVGEALAFAKKAGTDPELVYQAIRGGLAGSTVMDAKAPMMLGRNFKPGFRIELHIKDLNNALNAAHAISAPVPLTGQLMEMMQCLKADGYEKEDHSSLVKYYEKIGNVTVEPENK; encoded by the coding sequence ATGAAAGTAGGTTTTATCGGATTAGGAATTATGGGAAGGCCAATGTGCAAGAACCTGGTAAAAGCAGGTTACGAAATGGTAGTTTGCGATTTTAATAAGGACGCAGTAGCAGATCTGGTTTCCTGTGGAGCAGAGGCAGCGGCAAACGGCAAAGAAGTTGCTGAGAAGTGCGACGTTATTATTACAATGGTTCCAAACTCTCCTCATGTAAGAGCGGCAGTTCTGGGAGAAGGCGGCGTAGTAGAGGGCGCGCATGAAGGCACAGTTGTAATTGATATGAGCTCTATTGACCCAGTAGAAAGCAAAGCTATCGGCGCTGAGCTGGCTAAAAAAGGCGTAGAAATGTTAGACGCACCTGTATCCGGCGGCGAGCCAAAGGCTATTGACGGAACACTTTCCGTAATGGTAGGCGGCAAGAAAGAGCTGTTTGACAAATACTATGATATGCTGATGGTTATGGCAGGATCTGTTGTATACGTTGGCGATTTAGGCTCCGGAAACGTAGCTAAGCTGGCTAACCAGATTGTAGTTGCATGTAACATTGCAGCAGTAGGCGAGGCTCTTGCATTTGCTAAAAAAGCAGGTACAGATCCAGAATTAGTATACCAGGCAATCCGCGGAGGACTGGCAGGATCTACAGTTATGGATGCAAAGGCTCCTATGATGTTAGGCAGAAACTTCAAACCAGGTTTCCGTATTGAGCTTCACATTAAAGACTTAAATAATGCTCTTAACGCAGCACATGCAATTTCTGCACCAGTACCTCTCACAGGACAGCTGATGGAAATGATGCAGTGCCTGAAGGCTGACGGATATGAGAAAGAAGATCACTCCAGCCTTGTTAAATACTACGAAAAAATTGGCAATGTAACAGTAGAGCCAGAAAACAAATAA